From the genome of Chania multitudinisentens RB-25, one region includes:
- a CDS encoding Arm DNA-binding domain-containing protein yields the protein MPVTLIVSRHRDPRIPWVKKLAIGVYPDFSLADTRLKRDEARKMLTNGLDPSGQKQLEK from the coding sequence TTGCCAGTAACGCTCATAGTCTCCCGCCACAGAGATCCTCGAATTCCTTGGGTAAAGAAACTCGCTATCGGTGTCTACCCCGATTTCTCTCTTGCTGATACCCGCCTTAAGCGTGATGAGGCGCGTAAAATGCTCACTAATGGCCTCGATCCTAGCGGGCAAAAACAGTTAGAAAAATAA
- a CDS encoding DUF2857 domain-containing protein gives MTDETVSTQPGHSANALLMQLLLDIKRGHLSRCESMGLTIGDIRAINQLSFDDLQYLMSSEVCVVQMHVDRKLLSILLEQARRSRWTQQMIDRALALGASMAMMRDYFGLTTHVVATRRRLLDIEVQKGRSTLLNESQEQHVWLAWRQLGAHPVDSLEGLDTMMILAERTGFSLTTLYRSLLQAGCSSPVRIGSPVASAGTDEVAKR, from the coding sequence ATGACCGATGAGACGGTATCAACCCAGCCGGGCCACTCGGCCAATGCATTGCTGATGCAGTTGCTGCTGGACATCAAGCGGGGGCATTTGTCCCGCTGCGAGTCGATGGGGCTGACCATTGGCGATATCCGGGCGATTAACCAGTTGTCCTTTGATGACCTGCAGTACCTGATGAGCTCAGAGGTGTGCGTGGTGCAGATGCATGTCGACAGAAAGCTGTTGTCCATTCTGCTGGAGCAGGCCCGCCGGTCACGCTGGACCCAGCAGATGATTGACCGGGCACTGGCGTTAGGGGCGTCCATGGCGATGATGCGGGACTACTTTGGGTTGACGACCCATGTGGTGGCCACCCGGCGACGGTTGCTGGACATTGAGGTGCAGAAAGGGCGTTCGACCCTGCTTAATGAGTCTCAGGAGCAGCACGTGTGGCTGGCCTGGCGCCAGTTGGGCGCCCACCCCGTGGATTCCCTGGAAGGGCTGGACACGATGATGATACTGGCGGAGCGCACCGGTTTTTCGCTGACCACCCTCTATCGCTCTCTGCTGCAGGCGGGATGTTCATCTCCGGTTCGGATTGGCTCCCCTGTTGCGTCTGCCGGTACTGATGAGGTGGCCAAACGATGA
- a CDS encoding TraR/DksA family transcriptional regulator, with translation MIDEMDELDYLQAEVDARLHRQIEQARWLPARPVSAFVCEDCGVPIPDKRRLALPGVQCCVDCQTINEAMSGRYARRGR, from the coding sequence TTGATTGACGAGATGGACGAACTGGATTATCTGCAAGCTGAAGTGGATGCACGGTTGCACCGCCAGATAGAACAGGCGCGTTGGCTACCGGCCAGGCCTGTTTCTGCTTTTGTGTGTGAAGACTGTGGGGTGCCCATACCGGATAAACGGCGGCTGGCGTTACCGGGGGTGCAGTGCTGTGTGGACTGCCAGACGATAAATGAAGCGATGTCGGGCCGGTATGCCCGGCGCGGGAGATGA
- a CDS encoding DUF7446 family protein produces the protein MADHQSRVRPLVLTASALTGRIYAGYANRDGTFFQGKKTDVTGLALNAVVGHVGHGNSVTLSCHDLQGKAVPVAHISVEEGHLPSLLDIYREAYAEARQNIDRLQARLATCTLAADPQ, from the coding sequence GTGGCTGACCATCAATCACGAGTTCGCCCCCTGGTGCTGACTGCCAGCGCCCTGACCGGGCGTATTTATGCCGGGTATGCCAACCGGGACGGGACCTTCTTCCAGGGTAAAAAGACCGATGTCACCGGACTGGCTCTGAACGCGGTAGTGGGGCATGTCGGTCATGGCAACAGCGTCACCCTGAGCTGCCATGACCTGCAAGGGAAAGCGGTCCCGGTGGCACACATCAGCGTGGAGGAGGGGCATCTTCCTTCACTGCTTGATATCTATCGCGAGGCGTACGCCGAGGCCCGGCAGAATATCGATCGACTGCAGGCGCGGCTGGCGACCTGCACTCTCGCTGCAGACCCACAATAG
- a CDS encoding DUF1120 domain-containing protein, whose translation MLNHIQKSACALTVVLATAALPALAESIDVRVIGTISPTACTPTLAGGGTIDYGTIKPTSLSADAYTLLDEKQVEFTITCDAPAKIAVQVVNQRVGSLAGSTNETSSGGTAPAGPNVFGSANMGAAGLGLDGTVKIGGYGIRLATGTMLADGVAVDSIQSNGNTTSWAKTEYGSLLNSTSTRYSSWATTGTATPVAFTTLSGQLGVQAYINKASELDLTKPIALDGLTTLELVYL comes from the coding sequence ATGTTGAATCATATTCAAAAATCAGCGTGTGCACTGACTGTTGTTTTGGCTACCGCTGCATTGCCCGCTTTGGCTGAAAGCATTGACGTGCGCGTTATCGGCACTATCAGCCCAACCGCCTGCACCCCAACATTAGCCGGTGGTGGCACCATTGACTACGGTACGATAAAACCAACGTCATTAAGCGCAGATGCTTATACTTTACTGGATGAAAAGCAGGTGGAATTCACCATCACCTGTGACGCCCCAGCTAAAATCGCTGTTCAGGTCGTCAACCAGCGTGTGGGTTCTCTGGCAGGTAGCACCAATGAAACAAGCAGCGGAGGAACCGCCCCTGCCGGCCCTAATGTGTTTGGTAGCGCCAATATGGGGGCTGCAGGTCTGGGTCTGGACGGTACTGTGAAAATTGGCGGTTATGGCATCCGTCTTGCTACGGGTACCATGTTGGCCGATGGTGTAGCCGTAGATAGCATCCAGTCAAACGGTAATACCACCTCCTGGGCGAAGACAGAGTATGGTAGCCTGCTGAACAGCACCAGCACACGCTATTCCAGTTGGGCTACCACTGGCACCGCCACACCTGTCGCCTTTACTACTTTGTCGGGTCAGTTGGGCGTACAGGCCTATATCAACAAGGCCTCTGAACTGGACCTGACCAAACCAATTGCTCTGGATGGCCTGACCACTCTGGAACTGGTTTACCTATAA
- the dnaB gene encoding replicative DNA helicase, giving the protein MTKASLPSAPPVQAVEPPHSMDVEQAVLGGLMLDNDRWDDVALILSEADFFSGSHRQIYRQMKALIENSQPIDLITLWQTLEQQEVQGWVDFAYLAELSKNTPSAANIEAYAGHVARYANLRRLQKVGLELTGRASLRTAEPEAVQALAQAALEAASAQYDPEGMADIPALFEDVVGRVQALNASGGAHLSGVSFGLEELDRKTTGAQPGDLVIVAARPSMGKTAFALGLGIAALETTSAPVQIYSLEMPKEQLMLRFIAILGQVPLQNLRSGAMSESDWERVASVAGKKIMTDWPERMLIDDTAGLSPSLLRTRARKARRQYGDPGLILVDYLQLMQVPELSHNRTLEISDISRSLKGLAKEMGCPVVALSQLNRGLESRADKRPKLSDLRESGAIEQDADLVMFIYRDEVYDAHSLDKGMAEIILGKQRNGPIGTVKAAFIAEQARFASYDLGY; this is encoded by the coding sequence ATGACGAAAGCGTCCCTACCGTCCGCCCCACCGGTGCAGGCTGTTGAGCCACCGCATTCCATGGATGTCGAGCAGGCCGTTCTCGGCGGTCTGATGCTGGATAACGATCGGTGGGATGATGTGGCGCTCATACTGTCAGAAGCCGATTTCTTCTCGGGCAGTCACCGGCAGATTTACCGTCAGATGAAAGCCCTGATTGAGAATAGTCAGCCAATTGATTTGATCACCTTGTGGCAGACCCTGGAGCAACAGGAGGTTCAGGGCTGGGTCGATTTTGCCTATCTGGCTGAATTGTCAAAAAATACCCCCAGTGCCGCCAATATTGAAGCCTATGCCGGGCATGTTGCCCGGTATGCCAATTTGCGCCGGTTGCAGAAAGTCGGACTGGAACTGACCGGCCGGGCCAGCTTGCGCACGGCTGAACCCGAGGCGGTGCAAGCGTTGGCACAGGCGGCTCTGGAGGCGGCCTCTGCCCAGTACGACCCCGAGGGCATGGCCGATATCCCCGCATTGTTTGAAGACGTTGTCGGGCGGGTGCAAGCGCTGAATGCCAGTGGTGGCGCTCACCTGAGTGGCGTCAGTTTTGGTTTGGAGGAACTGGACAGGAAGACCACCGGTGCCCAGCCCGGTGACCTGGTTATCGTGGCTGCCCGCCCCTCGATGGGGAAAACCGCCTTTGCGCTGGGATTGGGCATTGCGGCTTTGGAGACCACGTCGGCACCGGTACAGATATACAGTCTGGAAATGCCCAAAGAGCAATTGATGTTGCGCTTTATTGCCATCCTGGGGCAGGTCCCCCTGCAGAACCTGCGCAGTGGCGCCATGTCCGAGAGCGACTGGGAGAGGGTGGCCAGTGTCGCGGGCAAAAAAATCATGACTGACTGGCCTGAACGGATGTTGATTGATGACACTGCCGGGCTGTCCCCGTCCTTGTTACGTACCCGCGCCCGCAAGGCCCGCCGCCAATACGGTGACCCGGGGCTTATCCTGGTGGATTACCTGCAACTGATGCAGGTTCCCGAACTGAGTCACAACCGCACGCTGGAGATCTCGGATATTTCCCGTTCGCTGAAAGGGCTGGCCAAAGAAATGGGGTGCCCGGTGGTGGCGTTGTCACAACTGAACCGCGGTCTGGAAAGTCGGGCGGACAAACGTCCAAAACTGTCTGATCTGCGTGAATCGGGGGCGATTGAGCAGGATGCGGATCTGGTGATGTTTATCTACCGGGATGAGGTCTACGACGCGCATTCGCTCGACAAGGGCATGGCCGAAATCATTCTGGGCAAACAGCGTAACGGACCGATTGGCACCGTGAAAGCGGCGTTTATCGCGGAACAGGCGCGGTTTGCGTCCTATGACCTGGGGTATTAA
- a CDS encoding ParA family protein, translated as MLNNHISATKRAPRVVSFINTKGGGGKSTLAANTVGFLADAGLRVLGIDLDTQPLFTSYYQLTQEAPGGVYELLLNRDTSPETIISQTSLPNFHLIKSNDPHDQLKNHLLTAPDGRLRLRQLIAAFPEYDVIIIDTQGAYSVLPQIATFASDIICCPTVPAISDAREFFRGTMSMFAEMQSLYQMLGLPLPQVRVGVNRMDPRNSRLDHEALRVISDMVAAGFPGLVFPVAMLPFQITRLDVYNMGSKLGLPVHRLEPAPIPDRKAPAASRIIYELSCALFPDAEASLTEYILSLEAQAALHSRGKGRGTVATGEGVQ; from the coding sequence ATGCTAAATAATCACATATCCGCAACAAAACGTGCTCCTCGCGTTGTCTCATTCATCAATACCAAAGGCGGTGGCGGTAAAAGTACCCTGGCGGCCAATACGGTCGGATTTTTGGCCGATGCCGGACTGAGGGTGCTGGGCATCGACCTGGATACGCAACCTTTGTTTACCAGTTATTATCAGCTGACTCAGGAAGCCCCCGGCGGCGTTTATGAGCTGTTGCTGAATCGCGATACCTCCCCCGAAACCATTATTTCTCAAACCAGCCTGCCCAATTTTCATCTGATCAAATCCAACGATCCCCATGATCAACTTAAAAACCACTTGCTGACGGCGCCTGATGGACGGCTCCGGTTGAGACAACTGATTGCTGCCTTCCCTGAGTATGATGTGATCATCATTGATACCCAGGGGGCCTACTCTGTTCTTCCCCAGATAGCAACCTTTGCGTCCGACATCATCTGCTGCCCCACCGTCCCCGCCATTTCGGATGCCCGTGAGTTCTTCAGGGGCACCATGTCGATGTTTGCCGAGATGCAGTCGTTGTATCAGATGCTTGGATTGCCCCTGCCACAGGTCAGGGTGGGCGTTAACCGCATGGATCCGCGCAACAGCAGGCTGGACCACGAAGCCCTGAGGGTGATCAGTGACATGGTTGCTGCGGGGTTCCCGGGATTGGTCTTTCCGGTCGCGATGTTGCCGTTTCAGATAACGCGCCTCGATGTCTACAACATGGGGAGCAAGTTGGGTCTGCCCGTTCATCGTCTGGAGCCTGCCCCCATCCCAGACCGTAAGGCCCCGGCGGCTTCCCGGATTATCTACGAACTCAGTTGTGCCCTTTTCCCAGACGCGGAAGCGTCGTTGACGGAATATATCCTGTCCCTTGAAGCGCAGGCTGCGTTGCATTCTCGTGGTAAGGGGCGAGGCACTGTCGCAACCGGGGAGGGCGTGCAATGA
- a CDS encoding ParB family protein codes for MKSNLNVVDLQAKMMSGYLQRTTPAPAVSSLPAPGTGEVPMVLTLDELRPNPDNPRTQRNPRYADIKASIASRGLDSVPKVTKDPANPAFFIFSDGGNTRYAILQELWAETQDERFYRIACYVKPWPGRLMCLLGHLAENDLRGNLSFVERAKAVVSARELYERESGQSLSLRALSERLRADGYAVHPSNIQRMEYTVNHLLQVLPTLLEGLGRQEIEKLIALHTSARKVWFERTDTSDAAIFNPIFGEVCKEFDSEEAYSFEGFRAALTRHLQLKADKPELTYDHWLLALQGENVTPRGITAGSVVSSTVPDERAHEALLPPLETAPVHSDTEEEVTVGTSGVSMPEPLPDTRGSVPETLPGERVTTDTHQHVTDPRLKKDYQEEQLPLVGATPSSPSLLPPLPTPDGSPLRFPTASTSALPPLLSATDDSDGLPFLPDEDVTLAFADSGLEPVTDIWVVSPLQDDIDHLQGSAFRLAFELAESFELGELLVQDSDPASAGFQMQAGKDAIDLSNSPAWDWLNELSGKTMLLSLDFLLGTANQPPALNDFLMVKVMRLLRVLRRLRELQREDNSHV; via the coding sequence ATGAAATCGAATCTTAATGTGGTGGATTTACAAGCCAAAATGATGTCGGGGTATCTGCAACGTACGACGCCAGCGCCAGCGGTGTCCAGTTTACCCGCGCCAGGAACGGGTGAAGTGCCGATGGTGCTGACCCTGGATGAATTGCGGCCGAACCCGGACAATCCTCGGACCCAGCGTAACCCACGCTATGCCGACATCAAGGCCAGCATCGCCAGTCGAGGACTGGATTCGGTGCCCAAAGTGACCAAAGACCCCGCTAACCCAGCCTTCTTTATTTTCAGTGACGGGGGGAATACGCGTTATGCCATTTTGCAGGAGCTGTGGGCGGAGACGCAGGATGAACGGTTCTACCGCATTGCCTGCTATGTGAAGCCCTGGCCGGGGCGGTTGATGTGCCTGCTGGGGCATCTGGCGGAGAATGACCTGCGCGGCAATCTGTCGTTTGTCGAGCGCGCCAAGGCGGTGGTGAGCGCCAGGGAGTTGTATGAGCGGGAAAGTGGCCAGAGTCTGTCACTGAGGGCCCTGTCCGAGCGGCTGAGGGCGGATGGGTATGCGGTGCATCCTTCGAATATCCAGCGGATGGAATATACCGTTAACCATTTGTTACAGGTTCTCCCTACCCTGCTGGAGGGCTTAGGCCGTCAGGAGATTGAAAAACTGATAGCTCTCCATACATCAGCCCGGAAGGTATGGTTTGAGCGGACCGATACGTCGGATGCTGCGATTTTTAACCCGATATTTGGCGAAGTCTGTAAAGAGTTTGACAGTGAAGAAGCCTATTCATTCGAGGGGTTTCGGGCGGCCCTGACGCGACATCTGCAACTGAAGGCGGACAAGCCCGAACTGACCTATGACCACTGGTTACTGGCCCTGCAGGGCGAGAATGTCACCCCGCGAGGGATAACCGCTGGCTCGGTTGTCTCTTCCACTGTACCCGATGAACGCGCCCATGAGGCGTTGCTACCCCCTCTGGAGACTGCCCCTGTTCATAGCGATACTGAAGAGGAGGTCACTGTTGGGACGTCCGGTGTTTCCATGCCAGAGCCCTTGCCTGACACGCGGGGTTCTGTCCCCGAGACTCTCCCTGGTGAAAGGGTAACAACCGATACCCATCAGCATGTTACCGATCCCCGGCTCAAAAAAGACTATCAGGAAGAGCAATTGCCGCTGGTCGGGGCAACACCCTCATCGCCTTCGTTGCTTCCCCCTCTGCCTACCCCCGATGGCTCCCCCTTGAGGTTCCCAACGGCCTCGACCTCGGCGTTGCCTCCTTTGTTATCTGCCACGGATGACAGTGACGGCCTGCCTTTCCTGCCGGATGAGGACGTGACGTTGGCGTTTGCCGACAGCGGGCTGGAGCCGGTCACCGATATCTGGGTGGTCTCGCCGCTTCAGGACGACATCGACCATCTGCAGGGCAGTGCATTCCGGCTGGCGTTTGAGCTGGCTGAGTCCTTTGAACTGGGTGAACTGCTGGTCCAGGACAGTGACCCGGCCAGCGCCGGTTTTCAGATGCAAGCGGGTAAGGACGCGATTGACCTGAGCAATAGCCCCGCGTGGGACTGGCTGAATGAACTGTCAGGCAAAACGATGTTGCTGTCACTGGATTTTCTGCTGGGTACGGCGAATCAGCCTCCCGCACTGAATGATTTTCTGATGGTGAAAGTGATGCGGCTGCTGCGTGTATTGCGGCGGCTGCGTGAATTGCAAAGAGAGGATAACAGTCATGTTTGA
- a CDS encoding STY4528 family pathogenicity island replication protein — MKPNLHSNSDVTQPETGTTRQRPCSRADSPWLGGIIRHTLAKMAADIESKATQGVAVNEQSSLVYMGNVHDAIPRRLLLAKNLSPLDKTAWMMIRLYAQQNDGAVFPTYSELQRQLGSPGHAQASSETVSHVLVMLRLTRWLSLCKTVRDPVTGRIRGNIYAQHDEPLTARDAEAFDPQYLALVERCCRHKHKSIRVTARQLLAQLRSDPDYRHQHSRLALIAERLHLPLTPAQAYPLCPTSETEAGLRGPRPRRKTPVSETEDGQSRGKNPPPSETEGSLKSDTYGRLRKPKGKDVRVSVFNDENPNTYDVREWSVTDPLPEPLLSTLSVSERAQVGAQLLQLPPETAHAVVSQVLRQMTQGTVKKPVAYLLSTLQKARNGAFTAYRVPEVVSVPQGRPAPSHPASAPGHGDADTPPVYYTPPPDFFTALFGGKAGKGTPDPRRGK; from the coding sequence ATGAAACCCAATCTCCACTCCAATTCTGATGTTACCCAGCCAGAAACTGGCACGACGAGGCAACGGCCGTGTTCCCGGGCTGACAGCCCGTGGCTGGGGGGCATTATCCGGCACACTCTGGCCAAAATGGCAGCGGACATCGAGTCAAAAGCCACACAGGGTGTGGCGGTCAACGAACAGAGCAGCCTGGTGTACATGGGCAATGTGCATGATGCGATACCGCGGCGGCTGTTACTGGCCAAAAACCTGTCACCGCTGGACAAGACGGCGTGGATGATGATCAGGCTGTACGCCCAGCAGAACGACGGCGCAGTATTCCCCACCTACAGCGAACTGCAGCGACAGCTGGGCAGTCCGGGTCATGCCCAGGCTTCGAGCGAGACGGTCAGCCACGTGCTGGTGATGTTGCGCCTGACGCGCTGGCTGAGTCTGTGCAAGACCGTGCGGGATCCGGTGACGGGGCGAATACGGGGCAATATCTACGCCCAGCATGATGAACCGCTGACGGCGCGGGATGCGGAAGCCTTTGACCCGCAGTATCTGGCCCTGGTGGAACGGTGCTGCCGACACAAACATAAAAGCATCCGCGTGACGGCCCGACAACTGCTGGCGCAACTGCGTTCAGACCCGGATTACCGTCACCAGCACAGCCGTCTGGCCCTGATTGCCGAGCGGTTACATCTGCCCTTGACGCCGGCTCAGGCGTATCCCCTTTGTCCGACATCGGAAACCGAAGCCGGGTTGCGTGGGCCCCGACCTCGGCGAAAAACCCCGGTTTCGGAAACCGAAGACGGGCAATCCAGGGGCAAAAACCCCCCGCCTTCGGAAACCGAAGGCAGTCTGAAATCAGACACTTATGGCCGACTTCGGAAACCGAAGGGGAAAGACGTACGTGTTTCTGTTTTTAACGATGAAAACCCAAACACGTACGACGTGCGCGAGTGGTCAGTGACCGACCCGTTGCCGGAGCCCTTGCTGAGTACGCTGTCGGTGTCGGAGCGGGCGCAGGTCGGTGCCCAGTTGCTACAACTTCCGCCGGAGACGGCGCATGCCGTGGTCTCTCAAGTGCTGCGCCAGATGACGCAGGGGACGGTGAAAAAGCCGGTGGCGTACCTGCTGAGCACCCTGCAGAAAGCCCGGAACGGGGCGTTCACTGCCTACCGTGTGCCAGAGGTGGTGAGCGTTCCTCAGGGACGTCCGGCCCCCTCACACCCGGCGAGTGCGCCGGGCCACGGAGACGCTGACACTCCGCCGGTGTATTACACGCCTCCCCCGGATTTCTTCACGGCGCTGTTTGGGGGCAAGGCAGGGAAGGGCACACCGGACCCCCGGCGGGGGAAGTGA